The following proteins come from a genomic window of Solea solea chromosome 3, fSolSol10.1, whole genome shotgun sequence:
- the ache gene encoding acetylcholinesterase, whose protein sequence is MTSSTMQTSALLYLSSVFLLSLLIPACSTQSEADVIVQTHTGRIRGIHMPVPDRSIVTAFLGIPFAEPPVGKRRFRQAEPKRPWTGVYEANSYPNACYQFVDTTFPGFHGSEMWNPNRDMSEDCLYLNIWVPSSPRPHNLTVMVWIYGGGFYSGSSSLDVYDGRYLAHSETVIVVSMNYRIGAFGFLALPGSSEAPGNVGLLDQRMALQWVQDNIQFFGGNPKQVTIFGESAGGASVGFHLLSPDSRSTFTRAILQSGVPNSPWASVSPTEARRRATLLAKLVGCNGGNDTELVDCLRSKAPQDLIDQEWQVLPWSALFRFSFVPLVDGDILPDSPEAMLNSGNFKDTQILLGVNQDEGTYFLLYGAPGFSKDNDSLISREDFLEGVKLSVPHANDIGLEAVVLQYTDWMDENNGVKNRDELDDIVGDHNVICPLAHFARSYAQYNAHKANLGGAGPGLVNSGGNSQGGVFLYLFDHRASNMAWPEWMGVIHGYEIEFVFGLPLEKRLNYTLEEEKLSRRMMRYWANFARTGNPNVNHEGLVDSRKRWPLFTVSEQKHVVLNAEPLKIHKGLRNQMCAFWNRFLPRLLNITDNIDEAERQWKVEFHRWSSYMMHWKSQFDHYSKQERCTDF, encoded by the exons ATGACTTCCTCGACCATGCAGACATCTGCTCTTCTCTACCTCTCCTCAGTCTTCCTCCTGTCTCTACTTATACCTGCCTGCTCTACCCAAAGTGAAGCAGACGTCATCGTTCAAACACATACTGGTCGAATCCGTGGAATCCACATGCCAGTGCCAGACCGAAGCATTGTCACAGCCTTCCTGGGCATCCCTTTTGCTGAGCCACCTGTTGGAAAGCGCCGTTTCCGTCAAGCTGAGCCTAAGCGTCCATGGACAGGGGTGTATGAGGCAAATTCCTACCCCAATGCCTGCTATCAGTTTGTGGACACAACATTCCCTGGTTTCCACGGCAGTGAGATGTGGAACCCCAACAGGGATATGAGTGAAGACTGTCTTTATCTAAATATCTGGGTGCCCTCTTCACCTAGACCACACAACCTCACAGTCATGGTGTGGATCTATGGAGGAG GATTCTACAGTGGCTCTTCTTCACTGGATGTGTATGATGGCCGTTACCTAGCTCACAGTGAGACAGTCATTGTGGTATCTATGAACTACCGTATCGGAGCCTTTGGATTCCTGGCTTTGCCTGGTTCATCTGAGGCTCCTGGCAATGTGGGTCTGCTGGACCAAAGGATGGCACTGCAGTGGGTACAAGACAATATCCAATTTTTTGGTGGAAACccaaaacag GTGACTATCTTTGGGGAAAGTGCAGGTGGCGCTTCTGTAGGATTCCATCTCTTGTCTCCAGACAGCCGGTCTACCTTCACCCGTGCCATCCTTCAGAGCGGTGTGCCTAACTCTCCCTGGGCATCAGTCAGCCCTACAGAGGCCCGCAGACGGGCAACGCTGTTGGCAAAACTGGTTGGCTGTAATGGAGGCAATGACACTGAGTTGGTGGACTGTCTACGGAGTAAAGCCCCACAGGACCTGATCGATCAGGAGTGGCAG GTTTTACCATGGTCCGCCCTCTTCCGGTTTTCTTTCGTGCCTCTTGTGGATGGCGATATTCTGCCTGATTCTCCAGAGGCTATGCTCAACTCAGGCAACTTTAAAGACACTCAAATCCTTCTCGGGGTCAACCAGGATGAAGGCACCTACTTCCTGCTATATGGAGCACCAGGCTTCAGCAAGGACAATGACAGTCTCATATCTAGAGAGGACTTCCTGGAAG gtGTCAAGCTCAGCGTGCCACATGCTAATGATATTGGCCTGGAGGCAGTGGTGTTGCAGTATACTGACTGGATGGATGAGAATAACGGGGTTAAGAACCGTGATGAGTTGGATGACATCGTGGGAGACCACAACGTCATTTGCCCACTAGCCCACTTTGCTCGCTCCTATGCCCAGTACAATGCACATAAGGCTAACTTAGGTGGAGCTGGGCCTGGGTTGGTGAACAGTGGAGGAAACTCACAGG GAGGGGTCTTCCTTTATCTGTTTGACCACCGAGCATCTAATATGGCGTGGCCAGAGTGGATGGGTGTGATCCACGGCTATGAGATTGAGTTTGTCTTTGGCCTGCCACTGGAGAAGAGACTCAACTACACCCTAGAGGAGGAGAAACTGAGTCGGCGCATGATGAGATACTGGGCGAACTTTGCACGAACTGG AAATCCCAATGTGAACCATGAGGGGCTCGTAGACAGCAGGAAGCGTTGGCCTCTGTTCACTGTCAGCGAGCAAAAACATGTTGTACTCAATGCTGAACCACTGAAGATCCATAAAGGTTTGAGGAACCAGATGTGTGCCTTCTGGAACCGCTTTCTGCCACGCCTCCTAAATATAACTG ACAACATTGATGAAGCGGAGCGTCAGTGGAAAGTGGAATTCCATCGCTGGTCCTCCTATATGATGCACTGGAAGAGCCAGTTTGACCACTACAGCAAACAGGAGCGTTGCACTGACTTCTGA